One window from the genome of Microbulbifer sp. ALW1 encodes:
- a CDS encoding tetratricopeptide repeat protein, which produces MATQLAAAPAASTQEPATSSTALVAEAEEFALAGNYDDALPLYERAIAQLESEPHRQNQLRYRYGIILNALGAQRPDLYPLARTQFQGVLEYVESAPGLPFEHSAARVRSAIAHTYHQQSALQENPNKRLAMLRNAYQLYAGAIEQLREEQDWQNLAITAFNIGQVCEWQGNLEEAIQWLEQAVSLDRRHGFADLEEDQAYLTALREQVNPQRPVGNTAI; this is translated from the coding sequence ATGGCCACGCAACTGGCTGCAGCGCCCGCCGCCAGCACTCAGGAACCTGCGACATCTTCGACAGCGTTGGTGGCCGAGGCGGAAGAGTTCGCGCTGGCGGGCAACTACGACGACGCCCTTCCTTTATACGAGCGCGCCATCGCGCAATTGGAAAGTGAGCCTCACCGGCAAAACCAGCTGCGCTACCGCTACGGGATCATCCTCAATGCCCTGGGCGCCCAGCGCCCGGACCTCTATCCCCTCGCCCGCACCCAGTTTCAGGGGGTGCTGGAGTATGTAGAGTCCGCACCGGGCCTGCCGTTTGAGCATTCCGCCGCCCGTGTGCGCTCCGCCATCGCCCATACCTACCACCAGCAGTCAGCCCTGCAGGAAAACCCCAACAAGCGCCTGGCCATGCTGCGCAACGCTTACCAGCTCTACGCCGGTGCCATAGAGCAACTGCGGGAAGAGCAGGACTGGCAGAACCTGGCGATCACCGCCTTCAACATCGGACAGGTGTGCGAGTGGCAGGGCAATCTGGAAGAGGCTATCCAGTGGCTGGAGCAGGCGGTATCGCTGGATCGCCGGCACGGCTTTGCGGACCTGGAGGAAGACCAGGCCTACCTGACTGCCCTGCGGGAACAGGTCAATCCCCAGCGCCCGGTCGGCAATACCGCCATCTGA
- a CDS encoding 3D domain-containing protein, which yields MRQSLKQYVIVLVASLAALAGGDAFAAIKKDPADKKKSMTVTATAYNSIEGQTDDDPWTAAWNNRLRPGDKIIAVSRDLEKHGLTNGAKVRIEGLPGTYTVRDRMNKRYKNRIDVWMEEDIKKARSWGKKKLKIIWDHKK from the coding sequence ATGCGACAGAGTCTTAAACAGTATGTAATCGTACTTGTAGCTTCCCTTGCGGCGCTGGCCGGTGGCGATGCCTTTGCCGCAATCAAGAAGGACCCTGCCGACAAAAAGAAGTCTATGACCGTCACCGCGACCGCCTACAACTCCATTGAAGGCCAGACCGATGACGACCCCTGGACAGCAGCCTGGAACAACCGTCTGCGCCCGGGTGACAAAATCATCGCGGTTTCCCGCGACCTTGAGAAACACGGCCTGACCAACGGTGCCAAGGTCCGTATTGAAGGTCTGCCGGGTACCTATACCGTGCGCGACCGGATGAACAAGCGCTACAAAAACCGCATCGACGTGTGGATGGAAGAAGACATCAAGAAAGCACGTAGCTGGGGTAAAAAGAAGCTGAAAATCATCTGGGACCACAAGAAGTAA
- a CDS encoding FAD-binding and (Fe-S)-binding domain-containing protein: MIPALREINDVQALYLQFLKALKQEGFHGDASPSYASRTVLSTDNSIYQVLPQAVVYPRDLHDLQLLMRLADREEFHTVVLSPRGGGTGTNGQSLTDGIVVDISRHMNRILEINVEEGWVRAQTGVVKDQLNAALKPHGLFFAPELSTSNRATIGGMINTDASGQGSCLYGKTRDHVLELKTVLMGGELWHSQAIEDAELATVSAQENRAGKVHGLVDGIARDKQALIETKFPKLNRCLTGYDLAHIRDREKGKDGRFNLNNILCGSEGTLGFIAEAKLNLLKIPKCAALVNLNYDHFQDALKDASDLMKAGPTSIETVDSKVLQLAMGDIVWESVSEFFPQDDRAVNGINLVEYTADSEEELDAALGKFTAHVDSLIGQPGKSFGYTIARGHAEVNKIWGMRKRAVGLLGNAKGEERPIPFVEDCAVPPENLADFIAEFRAALDEAGFAYGMFGHVDAGVLHVRPAIDMKDPEQAKQVRIITEKVVDLAQKYNGLLWGEHGKGVRSEFAPAFFGELYPELQKIKAAFDPRNQLNPGKIATPSVASSLLKIDQVPTRGEHDRQIPVQVWEGYSEGVYCNGNGACFNWNPDDAMCPSYKGTRNRIHSPKGRASLIREWLRLLADRSVDPEAVARKSREQSFIMSLPGRFKNSLAKARGEYDFSHEVNESMQACLACKSCAGQCPIKVDVPTFRAKFLELYYGRYLRPLKDYFVGGLEFMMPHLARVPQLYNVPLRLKPVRWLMERGLGLTDSPALSATRLDKVMRELGVAYASRESLRAMGPAQRAKSVVIVQDAFTSYFDAEVVADTLRLLKLLDFNPLVAPFRANGKPLHVHGFLRQFAQTAASNSAMLNSLADSGVPLVGIDPSMTMTYRAEYQKLLGDKAPKVQLLQEWLAEHTEHLATNKNRLQSGSFTLLPHCTEQSNAAGSSRQWQQVFAALGMELKTQSAGCCGMAGTYGHEVANRETSRTIFQQSWAPKLNGDTSAIVATGYSCRCQSRRFADTNLRHPLQALLAQIEDSGFTVSNH; the protein is encoded by the coding sequence ATGATTCCAGCACTGCGCGAAATCAACGATGTACAGGCGCTCTACCTGCAGTTCCTCAAGGCACTCAAGCAGGAGGGCTTTCACGGCGATGCCAGCCCCAGCTATGCCAGCCGCACGGTGCTCTCGACCGATAATTCCATCTACCAGGTGCTGCCCCAGGCGGTGGTCTATCCGCGGGATCTGCACGATCTGCAGTTGCTGATGCGCCTTGCCGACCGCGAGGAGTTCCACACGGTGGTGCTTTCCCCCCGCGGCGGCGGCACCGGCACCAACGGCCAGTCGCTCACGGATGGCATCGTGGTGGATATCTCCCGGCATATGAACCGCATCCTCGAGATCAATGTTGAGGAAGGCTGGGTGCGGGCACAGACCGGGGTGGTGAAGGATCAATTGAATGCGGCCCTCAAGCCACACGGGCTGTTTTTTGCCCCGGAACTGTCCACCAGTAACCGCGCCACCATCGGCGGCATGATCAATACCGACGCATCCGGACAGGGCTCCTGCCTCTACGGCAAGACCCGCGACCACGTTCTGGAGCTGAAGACGGTGCTGATGGGCGGCGAACTGTGGCACTCCCAGGCCATTGAGGACGCCGAACTGGCAACGGTCTCCGCCCAGGAAAACCGCGCCGGCAAGGTGCACGGCCTGGTAGACGGTATCGCGCGGGACAAGCAGGCCCTGATCGAGACCAAGTTTCCCAAACTGAACCGCTGCCTCACCGGCTACGACCTGGCGCATATTCGCGATCGCGAGAAAGGCAAAGACGGCCGCTTCAACCTCAACAATATCCTGTGCGGCTCCGAGGGCACCCTGGGCTTTATTGCCGAGGCCAAGCTCAACCTGCTGAAAATTCCCAAGTGCGCAGCACTGGTGAACCTGAATTACGATCATTTCCAGGACGCGCTCAAAGACGCCAGTGACCTTATGAAAGCCGGCCCTACCTCCATCGAAACCGTGGACAGCAAGGTGCTGCAGCTGGCCATGGGCGATATCGTATGGGAGAGCGTGAGCGAGTTTTTCCCCCAGGACGATCGGGCCGTAAACGGCATCAACCTGGTGGAATACACCGCGGATTCGGAAGAAGAACTGGACGCGGCGCTCGGCAAGTTCACCGCCCACGTGGACAGCCTGATCGGCCAGCCGGGCAAGAGTTTCGGCTATACCATCGCCCGCGGCCACGCCGAGGTAAACAAGATCTGGGGCATGCGCAAACGCGCGGTGGGCCTGCTGGGCAACGCCAAGGGCGAAGAGCGCCCTATCCCGTTTGTAGAAGACTGCGCGGTGCCGCCGGAAAACCTCGCCGACTTTATCGCCGAGTTCCGTGCAGCACTGGATGAAGCGGGCTTTGCCTACGGGATGTTCGGCCATGTAGACGCGGGCGTGCTGCACGTGCGCCCGGCCATCGATATGAAGGACCCGGAGCAGGCCAAGCAGGTCCGGATCATCACGGAAAAAGTGGTGGATCTGGCGCAGAAGTACAACGGCCTGTTGTGGGGCGAGCACGGCAAGGGCGTGCGTTCGGAGTTTGCGCCCGCATTCTTCGGCGAACTCTACCCGGAGCTGCAGAAGATCAAGGCCGCCTTCGATCCCCGCAACCAGTTAAACCCGGGCAAGATTGCCACCCCCAGTGTCGCCTCCAGCCTGCTCAAGATCGACCAGGTGCCAACGCGCGGCGAACACGACCGGCAGATCCCGGTGCAGGTGTGGGAAGGCTATTCAGAAGGGGTCTACTGCAACGGTAACGGCGCCTGCTTCAACTGGAATCCGGACGACGCCATGTGCCCCTCCTACAAGGGCACCCGCAACCGCATCCATTCCCCCAAAGGCCGCGCCTCACTGATCCGCGAATGGCTGCGCCTGCTGGCAGACAGGTCCGTCGACCCGGAAGCCGTAGCCCGCAAGAGCCGCGAGCAGTCCTTTATCATGAGCCTGCCGGGGCGCTTCAAAAACTCCCTGGCCAAGGCCCGCGGCGAATACGATTTCAGCCATGAGGTGAACGAATCGATGCAGGCGTGCCTGGCGTGTAAGTCCTGCGCCGGCCAGTGCCCGATCAAGGTGGACGTGCCCACCTTCCGCGCCAAATTCCTCGAGCTTTACTACGGCCGCTACCTGCGCCCGCTGAAGGACTACTTTGTCGGCGGACTCGAGTTCATGATGCCGCACCTGGCGCGGGTGCCACAGCTGTACAACGTCCCCCTGCGCCTGAAGCCGGTGCGCTGGTTGATGGAGCGCGGCCTGGGTCTCACCGACTCCCCGGCTCTGTCGGCCACCCGGCTGGACAAGGTGATGCGCGAGTTGGGAGTAGCCTACGCCAGCCGTGAAAGCCTGCGCGCCATGGGACCGGCACAGCGGGCCAAATCCGTGGTGATTGTCCAAGATGCCTTCACCAGTTATTTCGATGCCGAGGTAGTGGCGGATACCCTGCGCCTGCTCAAGCTGCTGGACTTCAATCCCCTGGTGGCGCCCTTCCGGGCCAACGGCAAACCGCTGCACGTGCACGGTTTCCTGCGCCAGTTTGCCCAGACCGCAGCCAGCAACAGCGCCATGCTCAACAGCCTCGCCGACAGCGGCGTGCCGCTGGTGGGCATAGACCCCTCCATGACCATGACCTACCGCGCCGAGTACCAGAAGCTGCTGGGCGACAAGGCACCGAAGGTTCAGCTGCTGCAGGAATGGCTGGCGGAACACACCGAGCACCTGGCGACCAACAAGAACCGCCTGCAGTCGGGCAGTTTCACACTGCTGCCCCACTGCACTGAGCAATCCAATGCGGCCGGCTCCTCGCGCCAGTGGCAGCAGGTATTTGCCGCCCTGGGTATGGAACTGAAAACCCAGTCGGCCGGTTGTTGCGGTATGGCGGGTACCTATGGCCACGAAGTGGCCAACCGGGAAACCTCGCGTACCATCTTCCAGCAGTCCTGGGCACCCAAGCTGAATGGCGACACCAGCGCCATTGTTGCCACCGGCTACTCCTGCCGCTGCCAGAGCAGACGCTTTGCCGACACAAATTTGCGCCATCCGTTGCAAGCACTACTGGCGCAGATCGAAGATTCGGGGTTTACTGTCAGTAATCACTAA